Proteins from a genomic interval of Equus quagga isolate Etosha38 chromosome 13, UCLA_HA_Equagga_1.0, whole genome shotgun sequence:
- the ZNF8 gene encoding zinc finger protein 8, protein MMDPEREAAALAMAIGPPAERLQEPVTFRDVAVDFTQEEWGQLGPAQRTLYRDVMLETFGHLLSVGPELPKPEVISQLEQGAELWVMERGIAQGCCPDWEPGPEGRAPPEEQGLPEEEPSHVSGREGFLRDAPCPTALGGDWEPESQVKTPKKDQDNLRQLEFSLEEAPIRDRGYRSLGLGENCVLSSVLNPFPGITGREGFCTYNSQVTDTERNSGLVSQQIGSSGEQPCDSSDWSKASSQAIPVVELTRSQVQDKPYKCTDCGKSFNHNAHLTVHKRIHTGERPYMCKECGKAFSQNSSLVQHERIHTGDKPYKCAECGKSFCHSTHLTVHRRIHTGEKPYECQDCGRAFNQNSSLGRHKRTHTGEKPYTCSVCGKSFSRTTCLFLHLRTHTEERPYECNHCGKGFRHSSSLAQHQRKHAGEKPYECRQRLIFEQTPALTKHEWAEALGCDPPLNPDERAPRSDRPFKCNQCGKCFIQSSHLIRHQITHTREEPRGRNRRREQPFGRGSHLGQPQHQHPHSGEHPGGETEVGQPASRALALFDIHEIMHEKNPVHVIGVEEPSMGTSMLFDIREST, encoded by the exons ATGATGGACCCCGAGAGAGAAGCGGCAGCACTGGCGATGGCTATAGGGCCGCCGGCGGAACGGCTTCag GAGCCAGTGACGTTCCGGGACGTGGCTGTGGACTTCACACAGGAGGAATGGGGGCAACTGGGCCCTGCACAGAGGACCCTGTACCGTgatgtgatgctggagacctTTGGTCACCTGCTCTCTGTGG GGCCTGAGCTTCCAAAACCCGAAGTCATCTCCCAGCTGGAGCAAGGGGCTGAGCTGTGGGTGATGGAGAGAGGAATTGCCCAGGGCTGCTGCCCAG aCTGGGAGCCTGGACCTGAAGGTCGAGCGCCACCTGAGGAGCAGGGCCTTCCTGAGGAGGAGCCATCCCATGTCTCAGgaagggaaggcttcctgagggATGCTCCCTGTCCCACAGCACTAGGGGGAGACTGGGAACCTGAGAGCCAGGTAAAGACACCCAAGAAGGACCAGGATAATTTGAGGCAATTGGAATTTAGCCTTGAGGAAGCACCAATTCGAGATAGAGGCTACAGAAGTCTCGGACTTGGAGAAAACTGTGTCCTGAGTTCAGTCTTAAACCCATTCCCGGGGATTACTGGGAGAGAAGGTTTCTGTACTTACAACTCACAGGTTACAGACACAGAGCGTAACTCAGGCTTAGTCAGTCAGCAAATAGGCTCCTCAGGAGAACAGCCATGTGACAGCAGTGACTGGAGTAAAGCTTCCAGTCAGGCCATTCCTGTTGTGGAACTCACACGCAGCCAGGTACAGGATAAGCCCTACAAATGCACAGACTGTGGGAAGTCCTTTAACCATAATGCACACCTCACAGTACATAAGAGGATCCACACAGGAGAGAGACCTTATATGTGCAaagagtgtgggaaagccttcagccaGAACTCCTCCCTGGTTCAGCACGAGCGAATTCACACAGGAGACAAGCCCTATAAGTGTGCCGAGTGTGGGAAGTCTTTCTGCCATAGCACACACCTCACCGTCCATCGGAGGATTCACaccggagagaagccctatgagtGTCAGGACTGTGGGAGGGCCTTCAACCAGAATTCCTCCCTGGGCCGGCACAAACGGACGCATACTGGAGAGAAGCCATAcacctgcagtgtgtgtgggAAATCCTTCTCACGGACCACTTGCCTGTTTCTGCATCTGAGGACTCACACTGAGGAGAGGCCCTACGAGTGTAACCACTGTGGGAAGGGCTTCAGGCATAGCTCCTCCCTGGCCCAGCATCAGCGGAAGCATGCTGGGGAGAAGCCCTATGAGTGCCGCCAGAGGCTGATCTTTGAGCAGACACCAGCTCTAACGAAGCACGAGTGGGCGGAAGCCCTGGGCTGTGACCCACCCTTGAATCCAGATGAGAGGGCTCCCCGGAGCGATAGGCCCTTCAAGTGTAATCAGTGCGGGAAGTGTTTCATTCAGAGCTCGCACCTCATCCGACACCAGATAACTCACACCAGAGAGGAGCCCCGTGGACGGAACCGGCGTCGTGAGCAGCCATTTGGCCGAGGCTCGCACCTGGGCCAGCCTCAGCATCAGCACCCACACTCGGGCGAGCACCCTGGGGGCGAGACAGAGGTGGGACAGCCTGCAAGCCGGGCGCTTGCTCTATTTGACATCCACGAAATCATGCATGAGAAAAACCCGGTGCATGTCATCGGGGTGGAAGAGCCTTCCATGGGCACATCCATGTTATTTGACATCAGAGAATCCACATAG